A stretch of the Candidatus Polarisedimenticolia bacterium genome encodes the following:
- a CDS encoding DUF6687 family protein — MIFSFFDERLSALPFLCVDGVVEGGLNLSHWPGNRTPAHLKADTSTEMALKLARDPGREEWLRGVSIITNNHFDTDGLLSVFAVLRPDEALRHESELIQAARTGDFGEFTTPDAFKFDCVVTAFDDDRRSPIAPEIRGRSEHERYQIVYDRLLSMLPGLLSSAAAHKSLWSARLAEYMKSMMRMRDVARVREHDAARLTVIETGEPLDEMARFNVARHHRVLTATTSPDGILYEMAFQIFSWFDTVTPARGGRFDLAEVAAELDRLEPPGAGRWTYTGNDSLESRLYRAGPGGEPVPSSLPLETVEPYLKRIFEARP; from the coding sequence ATGATCTTTTCATTTTTCGATGAGCGCCTGAGCGCCCTCCCCTTCCTGTGCGTCGACGGAGTCGTCGAGGGAGGGCTGAACCTCAGCCACTGGCCCGGCAACCGCACGCCGGCCCATCTGAAGGCCGACACCTCCACCGAGATGGCCCTCAAGCTGGCGCGCGATCCCGGACGGGAGGAGTGGCTGCGCGGCGTCTCGATCATCACCAACAACCACTTCGACACCGACGGCCTCCTCTCGGTGTTCGCCGTTCTCAGGCCCGACGAGGCGCTGCGCCACGAGTCCGAGCTGATCCAGGCGGCGCGGACCGGCGATTTCGGGGAGTTCACCACGCCGGACGCGTTCAAGTTCGACTGTGTCGTGACCGCCTTCGATGACGATCGGCGATCTCCCATCGCCCCGGAGATCCGGGGCCGCAGCGAGCACGAGAGGTACCAGATCGTCTACGACCGGCTCCTGTCGATGCTGCCCGGGCTCCTGTCCTCCGCGGCGGCGCACAAGAGCCTCTGGTCGGCGCGCCTGGCCGAGTACATGAAGTCGATGATGCGCATGCGGGACGTGGCGCGCGTGCGCGAGCACGACGCGGCGCGCCTGACCGTGATCGAGACGGGCGAGCCCCTGGACGAGATGGCGCGGTTCAACGTAGCCCGGCACCATCGTGTCCTCACCGCCACGACGTCGCCGGACGGAATCCTCTACGAGATGGCCTTCCAGATCTTTTCGTGGTTCGACACGGTGACGCCGGCGCGCGGAGGGCGGTTCGACCTGGCCGAGGTCGCGGCGGAGCTCGACAGGCTGGAGCCGCCCGGCGCTGGGCGCTGGACCTACACCGGCAACGACTCCCTGGAATCCCGCCTCTACCGCGCCGGTCCGGGAGGCGAGCCGGTCCCCAGCAGCCTTCCTCTCGAGACGGTCGAGCCGTATCTCAAGCGGATTTTCGAAGCGCGCCCCTGA
- a CDS encoding EamA family transporter produces MTGILLTPVVVARHGTKGMLAEWRARRGAIVAVGIMTLLAYLLVLEAYARSRLAYAGAVREVSIVLAALAGWAVLHERLGAARLIGSLLAFAGVILVALAG; encoded by the coding sequence TTGACCGGCATCCTGCTCACGCCGGTGGTCGTGGCCCGGCACGGGACGAAGGGGATGCTGGCGGAATGGCGCGCCCGGCGGGGGGCTATCGTGGCGGTCGGTATCATGACCCTGCTGGCGTACCTGCTCGTGCTGGAAGCGTACGCCCGGTCGCGCCTGGCGTATGCAGGGGCCGTGCGCGAGGTGAGCATCGTCCTGGCGGCGCTTGCCGGGTGGGCCGTCCTGCACGAAAGGCTTGGCGCCGCGCGCCTGATCGGCTCGCTCCTGGCGTTCGCGGGAGTGATCCTCGTCGCGCTCGCGGGCTGA
- a CDS encoding nuclear transport factor 2 family protein, protein MGSRLVPADYSDSLLRALTAAMAFALLLQSVAGCSRPRGDAEAIRALVAREVTAINARDMRALSEIWSRDGQALLFDVAPPGRFQGWEQIQRQWSDFFDRASEIHMTVEALNTAAEGSLGYATYDWTMTGRMGSYAIDDRGQATAIYRREKGGWKLVHAHFSPVPPSPAAAAPAGGSTAPAGPAAPPGGRKKEP, encoded by the coding sequence ATGGGTTCCCGCCTCGTTCCGGCCGACTACTCGGACAGTCTCCTGCGAGCGCTCACGGCGGCGATGGCGTTCGCGCTCCTGCTCCAGTCCGTCGCCGGGTGCAGCCGGCCGCGAGGGGACGCCGAGGCCATCCGTGCGCTGGTCGCGCGGGAGGTGACCGCGATCAACGCCCGGGACATGCGGGCCCTCTCGGAGATCTGGTCGCGGGACGGCCAGGCGCTCCTGTTCGATGTCGCCCCGCCGGGACGGTTCCAGGGATGGGAGCAGATTCAGCGCCAGTGGAGCGATTTCTTCGACCGGGCGTCGGAGATTCACATGACGGTCGAGGCGCTGAACACCGCCGCCGAAGGCTCTCTGGGGTACGCCACCTACGACTGGACGATGACCGGCCGGATGGGATCGTACGCGATCGACGATCGGGGACAGGCGACGGCGATCTACCGCCGGGAGAAGGGGGGGTGGAAGCTGGTGCACGCCCACTTTTCGCCGGTTCCGCCGTCTCCGGCCGCTGCGGCCCCCGCCGGGGGCTCCACCGCGCCGGCCGGCCCCGCCGCGCCGCCCGGGGGGAGGAAGAAGGAACCCTGA
- a CDS encoding pitrilysin family protein, whose translation MAPKTQVVKEVLPNGVTVLVAEDHSSPVVAVNLWVRAGYFDEEDAEVGISHVIEHMFFKGTPDRPRPDQIASEIKALGGELNAGTYYDSTNYYVVLPSENYRKGLEIEADALMHPLFDAGELKREIEAVIQEGRRKKDTPGAYALEMMFREAFDAHRIRRWRIGGEDELRAFTREHLLSYFHAHYVPERIILAMVGDLKARDAIEAAHVYLGGMAARPGAPLGSPPEPPQSRFKFQRLAGDIKRSYLTLGYHAPAVLTDDDLALRILAYVLGGGQASRLYQGVKERAGLVDTIGASLDSFRDLGIFTIMAEHEPKNAVAAVPAIQAEVERLRREPPSNAEMDRARTAIEFRYHQSRSDVLGQSSILAYYESIGGHHLADELVERLHKVTAADVQRAARTHLTLENATLLSYLPEPAAATRPAPDPEELAGELRRTAPAGPSGEDMAAGAGSPRQGGAPIQRSPTPRPARAPVGGEVTRHRFESGSTLLHERRSEVPLVTFCVAFRGGRSGEGRENSGITRLMQATMIKGSGTRDSRRVALEIEGLGASIDRLIDEDYFGFAVNILAKHARRAWDLLTDLIRRPAFRHEEIDKERMLQMAAQESIKDQSLPYTFQLFRQAAFGSHPYALPSFGLAVPVQSMKRENLVRWHRAMVRPATMVVAMAGDLEEAEAVDMVESSIADWSQEGHGEKDPGQLVAWGASEVLETRRRQQTAQVIGFPTPGLQTPERFSLDVVQAVTSGLGGRFFEEVRGKRGLAYAVHAFNYHKVAGGAFAVYLATSPKNEAEARRVLFQEIARIRHEGARREEIDRAIRYVRGSHLIALQGNSQRAYRYADAEVRGLGMEAVLAYPDRIASVGYDDVHDAVWRYLDPDRCALGVLRGEVGGP comes from the coding sequence GTGGCGCCGAAGACCCAGGTTGTGAAGGAAGTCCTGCCGAACGGCGTGACCGTCCTGGTCGCCGAGGATCATTCCTCGCCGGTGGTCGCCGTCAATCTGTGGGTGCGGGCCGGCTACTTCGACGAGGAGGACGCCGAGGTCGGCATCTCCCACGTCATCGAGCACATGTTCTTCAAGGGGACCCCCGACCGTCCCCGTCCGGACCAGATCGCCAGCGAGATCAAGGCGCTCGGAGGAGAGCTGAACGCCGGCACCTACTACGACTCCACCAACTACTACGTCGTCCTGCCGTCGGAGAACTATCGCAAGGGACTCGAGATCGAGGCCGATGCGCTGATGCATCCGTTGTTCGATGCCGGCGAGCTGAAGCGGGAAATCGAGGCGGTCATCCAGGAAGGACGGCGCAAGAAGGACACGCCGGGGGCGTACGCCCTGGAGATGATGTTCCGTGAGGCCTTCGACGCGCATCGCATCAGGCGCTGGCGCATCGGAGGAGAAGACGAGCTGCGCGCCTTCACCCGCGAGCACCTCCTGTCGTACTTTCACGCGCACTATGTTCCGGAGCGGATCATCCTGGCGATGGTCGGCGATCTCAAGGCCCGGGACGCGATCGAAGCCGCCCACGTCTACCTGGGAGGCATGGCCGCCCGCCCCGGCGCCCCTCTCGGGTCGCCGCCGGAGCCTCCGCAGTCCCGCTTCAAGTTCCAGCGCCTCGCCGGCGACATCAAGCGGTCCTACCTGACCCTGGGCTACCACGCACCGGCCGTCCTGACGGACGACGACCTGGCATTGCGTATCCTGGCCTACGTGCTCGGCGGCGGCCAGGCGTCGCGCCTGTACCAGGGCGTCAAGGAGCGCGCCGGGCTCGTGGACACGATCGGCGCGTCGCTCGACTCGTTCCGGGATCTCGGGATCTTCACGATCATGGCCGAGCACGAGCCGAAGAACGCAGTCGCGGCGGTGCCGGCCATCCAGGCGGAGGTGGAGCGCCTGCGCCGCGAGCCGCCGTCCAACGCGGAAATGGACAGGGCCCGCACCGCGATCGAGTTCCGCTACCACCAGAGCCGCTCCGATGTCCTCGGACAGTCTTCCATCCTCGCCTATTACGAATCGATCGGTGGCCATCACCTGGCCGACGAGCTGGTCGAGCGGCTGCACAAGGTGACGGCGGCCGACGTCCAGCGGGCGGCGCGCACCCACCTGACGCTGGAGAACGCCACCCTCCTGTCGTACCTGCCGGAGCCGGCCGCGGCGACGCGGCCCGCCCCCGATCCGGAGGAGCTGGCGGGCGAGCTGCGCCGGACGGCGCCGGCCGGCCCGTCCGGGGAGGACATGGCCGCGGGCGCCGGCTCCCCCCGCCAGGGCGGAGCGCCGATCCAGCGCTCCCCGACGCCGCGCCCGGCGCGGGCCCCCGTCGGCGGGGAGGTGACGCGCCACCGCTTCGAGTCCGGCTCGACCCTGCTCCACGAAAGGCGGAGCGAGGTGCCGCTCGTGACCTTCTGCGTCGCGTTCCGCGGCGGCCGTTCGGGAGAAGGGCGGGAGAACTCCGGCATCACCCGGCTGATGCAGGCCACGATGATCAAGGGGAGCGGCACCCGCGACTCGCGCCGGGTGGCGCTCGAGATCGAAGGCCTCGGCGCCTCGATCGACCGGCTCATCGATGAGGACTACTTCGGCTTCGCCGTGAACATCCTGGCGAAGCACGCGCGCCGCGCCTGGGATCTTCTCACCGACCTCATCCGGCGCCCGGCATTCCGTCACGAGGAAATCGACAAGGAGCGCATGCTGCAGATGGCCGCGCAGGAGAGCATCAAGGACCAGTCGCTCCCCTATACCTTCCAGCTTTTCCGCCAGGCGGCCTTCGGAAGCCACCCGTACGCCCTCCCGTCCTTCGGGCTCGCCGTGCCGGTGCAATCGATGAAGCGCGAGAACCTGGTGCGCTGGCACCGCGCCATGGTGAGGCCCGCCACCATGGTCGTGGCGATGGCCGGCGACCTGGAGGAGGCCGAGGCGGTCGACATGGTCGAATCGTCGATCGCCGACTGGTCGCAGGAAGGGCATGGGGAGAAGGACCCCGGACAGCTCGTCGCCTGGGGGGCCTCCGAGGTCCTCGAGACGCGCCGCCGCCAGCAGACCGCCCAGGTGATCGGCTTCCCGACGCCCGGGCTGCAGACTCCCGAGCGCTTCTCGCTCGACGTCGTCCAGGCGGTCACGTCCGGGCTGGGCGGCCGCTTCTTCGAGGAGGTGCGGGGCAAGCGCGGGCTGGCCTACGCCGTGCACGCCTTCAATTACCACAAGGTGGCGGGCGGGGCGTTCGCGGTCTACCTGGCCACGTCGCCGAAGAACGAGGCCGAAGCCCGCCGCGTGCTGTTCCAGGAAATCGCCCGGATCCGCCACGAAGGAGCGCGCCGTGAGGAGATCGACAGGGCCATCCGCTACGTGCGCGGCAGCCACCTCATCGCCCTGCAGGGAAACTCCCAGCGGGCCTACCGCTACGCCGATGCCGAGGTCCGGGGCCTCGGCATGGAGGCGGTGCTGGCCTACCCGGACCGGATCGCGAGCGTCGGGTACGACGATGTCCACGACGCCGTCTGGCGCTACCTCGATCCGGATCGATGCGCGCTCGGCGTGCTGCGCGGGGAAGTGGGCGGTCCCTGA
- a CDS encoding O-methyltransferase, protein MDIVNPAIEEYLRQVAPPGDGVPLEMERLADRRRFPIVGPLVGRLLNVLARSIGARDVFECGSGFGYSAFWFALALPSGGRVILTEGSAENCANARGFLSRAGLMDRASIEKGDALEILPRHAGPFDIIFCDIDKRDYPRVYPLMKPRLRVGGLFLCDNMLWSGRVADAQRTDEDTRGIRELTRLLYADPDLATTILPLRDGVSISLKTS, encoded by the coding sequence ATGGACATCGTGAATCCGGCCATCGAGGAGTATCTCCGGCAGGTTGCGCCGCCGGGGGACGGTGTGCCGCTGGAGATGGAGCGCCTTGCCGACCGCCGGCGCTTCCCGATCGTCGGACCGCTCGTCGGCCGCCTCCTGAACGTCCTGGCCCGGTCGATCGGGGCCCGGGACGTCTTCGAATGCGGATCGGGTTTCGGATACTCGGCCTTCTGGTTCGCGCTCGCCCTGCCGTCCGGCGGCCGGGTCATCCTTACGGAGGGATCGGCGGAGAACTGCGCCAACGCCCGCGGCTTCCTGAGCCGCGCCGGATTGATGGACAGGGCGTCCATCGAGAAGGGGGACGCGCTGGAGATCCTGCCGCGCCACGCGGGCCCGTTCGACATCATCTTCTGCGACATCGACAAGCGGGACTATCCGAGGGTCTATCCGCTCATGAAGCCGCGGCTGCGCGTCGGAGGGCTCTTTCTCTGCGACAACATGCTGTGGTCGGGACGGGTGGCCGACGCCCAGCGCACGGATGAGGACACGCGAGGCATCCGCGAGCTGACCCGCCTCCTGTACGCCGACCCGGACCTCGCCACCACCATCCTGCCGCTGCGCGACGGGGTGAGCATCAGCCTGAAGACATCCTGA